Proteins encoded together in one Miscanthus floridulus cultivar M001 chromosome 16, ASM1932011v1, whole genome shotgun sequence window:
- the LOC136510615 gene encoding uncharacterized protein, whose translation MDGGSGLNIMYTKTLNEMGVDQTNLCPIQAPFHGIIPGRQAMPLGQIDLPITFGDQSNYRTKTLTFDIVGFPLAFHAILGRPCYAKFMAIPNCTYLKLKMSGPREVITTGTSF comes from the coding sequence atggacggaggcagcggcctcaacatcatgtacaccaaaACGCtcaacgagatgggcgtcgatcaAACGAACCTCTGTCCCATccaagcacctttccatggcatcataccTGGTAggcaggccatgccactagggcagattgatctgcccatcacttttggggatcagtccaattacaggactaagaccctcacctttgacatAGTGGGGTTCCCTCTAGCTtttcacgccatcctaggacgaccatgttacgcgaagtttatggccatccccaactgtacgtaccttaagctaaagatgtcgggcccccgCGAGGTCATCACCaccggcacctccttctag